The following are encoded together in the Triticum dicoccoides isolate Atlit2015 ecotype Zavitan chromosome 6B, WEW_v2.0, whole genome shotgun sequence genome:
- the LOC119325444 gene encoding putative FBD-associated F-box protein At5g56820: MLSKTAASGKGQSGDLPDDLLRHVVSFLPAADALQTCVLDTGWRDHWRRTTSLPLIFDQSSFPSSERFKQLVNLFIHLRGDSPLDKCKIVGCLDDDDDERTYTNTMLLIQYALKCQVKELLLSVATEEDDDNDVEYDPLVLDVPLISQHLKILHLKRVDLKRSTLNFSRCSVLEELEMQDCYIDARRISSKSLKRLCITDFCSFPTKFHIRIFTPGLISLQLDNFDGLTPSLEYMPSLETAYVWLHNSCYDSCHSNRQNCEYEDCSCRAYPVDEGVLLHGLSNAVSLELVGDAYLELFIYRWDLECCPIFDKLKTLSLNEWFTTIDLLCILQHSPVLEVLTLQLGSTEKFVRATGAEEKIEQSFVCSHLRLSTLNVERWMREFTKF; encoded by the exons ATGCTCAGCAAGACAGCGGCGAGCGGCAAGGGTCAATCCGGTGACCTCCCTGACGACCTCCTTCGGCACGTGGTGTCCTTTCTGCCTGCGGCTGATGCCCTGCAGACTTGCGTGCTCGACACCGGGTGGCGTGACCATTGGAGGCGCACCACCAGCCTGCCACTCATCTTTGACCAGTCGAGTTTCCCGAGCTCCGAACGTTTCAAACAGCTGGTGAACCTCTTCATCCACCTCCGCGGGGACTCACCTCTCGACAAGTGCAAGATCGTTGGCtgtcttgatgatgatgatgatgagcgcaCATACACAAACACCATGCTGTTGATCCAGTACGCTCTAAAGTGCCAAGTTAAGGAGCTCCTGCTCAGTGTTGctactgaagaagatgatgataatGACGTCGAGTATGACCCACTAGTACTCGATGTGCCTCTCATCTCCCAGCACTTGAAGATCCTACACCTTAAACGGGTTGACCTAAAACGCTCCACTCTGAATTTCTCGCGCTGCTCGGTATTGGAGGAACTAGAGATGCAAGATTGCTACATTGATGCACGCAGGATATCTTCCAAATCGCTAAAGCGTCTCTGCATTACCGACTTCTGTTCCTTCCCTACGAAGTTTCACATTCGGATATTTACCCCGGGTCTTATCTCACTGCAACTTGATAATTTTGATGGCTTGACCCCTTCCCTTGAATACATGCCATCTCTAGAAACAGCttatgtttggcttcacaatagttGCTATGATTCTTGTCATAGTAACcggcagaactgtgagtatgaggaCTGCAGCTGTCGTGCTTATCCAGTTGACGAGGGTGTGCTTCTCCATGGTTTGTCCAATGCTGTGAGTTTGGAGTTGGTAGGCGATGCTTATTTAGAACTG TTTATCTATAGATGGGATTTAGAATGCTGCCCCATATTTGACAAACTAAAGACTCTATCACTCAATGAGTGGTTTACGACTATTGACCTACTGTGCATTCTCCAACACTCTCCAGTTCTTGAGGTGCTCACTCTTCAGCTTGGTAGCACTGAG AAATTCGTTAGAGCAACAGGAGCAGAAGAAAAGATAGAACAATCATTTGTATGCTCCCACTTAAGGTTGTCAACATTGAATGTAGAAAGGTGGATGAGGGAGTTCACAAAATTCTGA
- the LOC119323803 gene encoding N-alpha-acetyltransferase 35, NatC auxiliary subunit-like: MEASSSSPAGPAPGPPPSIPPSGDQAVWADVSPLIAAACADLQDGELVHGENFSLFAAMSALEIMDPKMDSGIERSGYYSIDEAIEDGIAPVPLSLDRTHDIQLTLDVIDHLFSREATWHKGHTLAQTVFTCIYLMKMERISSHAVLNSFCRILRATCNSVISVVSTARTHEEEDLFTMSFGLPLNGEGDDKCLSVLNSVEETISRQLRACKSQALSKKKTLEEFESLQDNPELEEGYCRALLCRLRFRKHFHHVVTCMRKPQGRGLDLARKHVTSCLAELSLMLKSQEFLKSRSDIASQKGDESCTTASGCRPIGFDVSLNSRLLSPAPPRAVQILAWSDAIRYFEKLLHDLDIICALSLDPVLENVLHFIAQFQKSVPDLVPRAFLQTLLVQDGKLYGRDLFCDVISRALSLPDIIGDKEFQSNEFVVQLGQLVINLLKILCTNTAWQRRKLGKSLQDWSTISIQLELALKREFGETRNVLADENMCMRVSKQLLVWSQEHTYWIASRFLILGFELDLYSPSEYCMVYWYMHVVFIKLIEKMQLRILASNENSRRKGKKKKDHSKDSVRDAPFPPSCLLLQCYVLLSEGLSMLLAALRKESKSFQLPSVFNTEQERFMQHFDLLQKAQIPECITYYSFQEAAAQAHMADVMKYDFFKEIQKIIPSLKGSFASEPEKLAELRQIEQVAEHNRIALNIINHVGASDPKLRVSFEFTHHPHFAVAVVKRS; the protein is encoded by the exons ATGGAGGCGAGCTCTTCCTCGCCCGCGGGCCCCGCGCCAGGGCCGCCGCCCTCCATACCCCCCTCCGGCGACCAGGCCGTCTGGGCCGACGTCTCGCCGCTCATCGCCGCCGCCTGCGCTG ATCTCCAAGATGGGGAACTTGTTCATGGGGAGAACTTCAGTTTGTTTGCCGCAATGTCTGCATTGGAA ATAATGGACCCTAAAATGGATTCTGGAATCGAGAGAAGTGGATATTATTCCATCGATGAAGCCATAGAAGATGGCATTGCCCCAGTTCCACTTAGTTTGGACAGAACACATGACATTCAACTAACTCTTGATGTCATCGACCATCTTTTCTCACGTGAG GCAACCTGGCACAAGGGTCACACTCTAGCACAAACCGTCTTCACATGTATCTACCTTATGAAAATGGAGAGAATTTCATCGCATGCTGTCCTAAATAGCTTCTGCAGGATTTTGCGTGCTACTTGTAATTCTGTCATTTCTGTCGTTTCGACCGCCCGAACTCATGAG GAAGAAGACCTCTTTACGATGTCTTTTGGACTGCCTTTGAATGGTGAAGGAGATGATAAGTGCTTGTCAGTTCTGAACTCGGTCGAAGAAACAATATCTCGTCAATTGCGTGCATGTAAATCCCAAGCATTATCCAAGAAAAAAACACTAGAAG AGTTTGAATCACTGCAGGATAATCCTGAGCTGGAAGAGGGTTACTGCAGAGCCTTGTTGTGCAGATTACGTTTTCGTAAG CATTTTCACCATGTGGTTACGTGCATGAGGAAACCTCAAGGAAGAGGATTGGATTTGGCTCGCAAGCATGTTACATCATGCTTGGCTGAGCTTAGTTTAATGCTGAAGTCCCAAGAGTTCCTTAAGTCTCGGTCTGACATTGCATCGCAAAAAGGTGATGAAAGCTGCACCACTGCATCAGGTTGCCGCCCTATTGGCTTTGATGTCAGTCTGAATAGCAGACTTCTGAGTCCAGCACCACCGCGTGCTGTTCAAATACTTGCCTGGAGTGAT GCAATTAGGTACTTTGAGAAGCTTCTGCATGATCTAGATATCATTTGTGCTCTGTCTCTTGATCCCGTGCTTGAGAATGTTCTTCACTTCATTGCACAGTTCCAAAAATCTGTACCTGATTTGGTTCCTAGAGCATTTCTTCAG ACTTTATTGGTTCAAGATGGCAAGCTTTATGGGCGAGACTTGTTTTGCGATGTAATTTCAAGGGCTTTGTCATTACCGGATATTATAGGAGATAAGGAATTCCAGTCGAATGAGTTTGTAGTGCAGCTAGGTCAG TTGGTTATCAACTTGCTCAAAATTCTCTGTACAAACACTGCATGGCAACGGCGCAAGCTTGGGAAGAGCTTGCAGGATTGGAGTACCATTTCCATACAG TTGGAGCTTGCATTGAAAAGAGAGTTTGGTGAAACTAGAAATGTCTTGGCCGATGAG AACATGTGCATGAGAGTATCAAAGCAACTACTTGTTTGGTCTCAAGAACATACATACTGGATTGCTTCTCGGTTTCTCATATTGGGGTTTGAGCTTGACCTCTATTCTCCGAGTGAATACTGTATGGTGTACTGGTATATGCATGTGGTGTTTATAAAGCTGATAGAGAAGATGCAGTTACGAATCCTTGCTAGCAACGAAAACT CGCGAagaaaagggaaaaagaagaaggatcACTCAAAGGACTCTGTACGAGACGCACCATTTCCTCCTTCATGTTTATTGCTTCAGTGCTATGTTCTATTATCAGAAGGACTTTCAATG TTGCTGGCTGCCCTGAGAAAGGAAAGCAAGTCATTCCAGTTACCAAGTGTCTTCAATACTGAACAAGAG AGATTCATGCAGCATTTCGATCTTCTCCAGAAAGCACAAATCCCCGAGTGCATTACCTACTACAGTTTTCAGGAAGCGGCCGCCCAGGCACACATGGCA GACGTAATGAAGTACGACTTTTTCAAGGAAATCCAGAAGATCATCCCCTCCTTGAAAGGTAGTTTTGCGAGCGAACCAGAAAAGCTTGCAGAGCTCCGCCAGATTGAACAGGTTGCCGAGCACAATAGGATAGCCCTAAACATCATCAACCACGTCGGTGCTAGCGACCCGAAACTGAGGGTTTCGTTTGAGTTTACGCACCACCCCCACTTTGCGGTCGCAGTTGTAAAGAGATCATAG